The following are encoded in a window of Coregonus clupeaformis isolate EN_2021a chromosome 34, ASM2061545v1, whole genome shotgun sequence genomic DNA:
- the LOC121549699 gene encoding U6 snRNA-associated Sm-like protein LSm7 — protein MADKNQDRNKEGEKKKESIFDLSKYIDKQICVKFQGGREASGVLKGFDPLLNLVMDSTIEYLRDPDDQFKLTEDTRQLGLVVCRGTSVVLICPQDGMEAIPKPFIQQQDR, from the coding sequence ATGGCGGACAAAAACCAGGACAGAAAcaaggaaggagagaagaagaaagagagtATATTTGACCTGTCAAAGTACATTGATAAACAAATCTGTGTGAAGTTTCAGGGAGGACGAGAGGCCAGTGGAGTTCTGAAGGGGTTTGACCCCCTGTTGAACCTGGTAATGGATAGCACCATTGAGTACTTGCGGGATCCTGATGACCAGTTCAAGCTGACTGAGGACACGCGGCAGCTGGGCCTGGTGGTTTGTAGAGGGACGTCCGTGGTGCTCATCTGTCCTCAGGACGGCATGGAAGCCATCCCCAAACCCTTCATCCAGCAGCAGGACAGATAG